In the genome of Segatella copri, one region contains:
- the nudC gene encoding NAD(+) diphosphatase produces the protein MMKYWFIFCKTDILLEKKEDGTYTIPCSEESPIELKPWTHVLNITPMSDGTEVKTFTIPEPVTDHPKYEMCGLRPSFYKLTPELYQKAGKCQELNYWDMNTKFCGVCGSPMKMDTDISKKCTECGKTVWPSLATAIIVLIKKGDQVLLVHARNFKGNFDSLVAGFVETGESLEEAVHREVMEETGLTIKNLKYFSSQPWPYPSGLMVGFTAEYVDGEIHLQKEELSRGKWFSKDALPILPEKLSIARRLIDAWLEDKI, from the coding sequence ATTATGAAGTATTGGTTTATATTTTGCAAGACAGATATCTTGCTTGAGAAGAAAGAAGACGGAACCTATACGATTCCATGTAGCGAGGAGAGTCCGATAGAGCTCAAGCCCTGGACTCACGTCCTCAACATCACCCCGATGAGCGACGGCACGGAAGTGAAAACCTTCACCATTCCAGAGCCGGTGACCGACCATCCGAAATACGAGATGTGCGGTCTGCGCCCCAGCTTCTACAAGCTCACCCCCGAGCTTTACCAGAAGGCAGGAAAGTGCCAGGAGCTGAACTATTGGGATATGAACACGAAGTTCTGCGGCGTTTGCGGTTCTCCGATGAAGATGGATACAGACATCAGCAAGAAGTGCACCGAATGCGGCAAGACGGTGTGGCCATCCCTAGCCACAGCCATCATCGTGCTCATCAAGAAGGGCGACCAGGTGCTCCTGGTTCATGCCCGCAATTTCAAGGGCAATTTCGATTCGCTCGTGGCTGGTTTCGTAGAAACCGGTGAGAGTCTGGAAGAAGCCGTTCATCGCGAAGTAATGGAGGAAACCGGCTTGACTATCAAGAACTTGAAGTATTTCAGTTCCCAGCCATGGCCTTATCCTAGCGGACTGATGGTAGGCTTCACTGCCGAGTACGTGGATGGCGAGATTCATCTTCAGAAAGAAGAACTCTCCCGTGGCAAATGGTTCAGCAAGGATGCTCTGCCGATTCTCCCCGAGAAACTTTCCATTGCCCGCAGATTGATTGATGCCTGGCTGGAGGATAAGATTTAA
- a CDS encoding MFS transporter, with translation MIKEKLWNANYIKVMTTNFLLYFAFYLLTPLLPLYLSETFGATKDVIGIVLSGYTVAALIIRPFSGYVVDSFSRKKVLMVCLSAFAIFFAGYIAAGTILMFAICRTLHGGPFGAVTVANSTCAIDVLPASRRNEGIGLYGLSNNFAMAIAPSIGIYLHNIVGSYMVLFWIAFVVAIASVVIAGTIKLPEKEIVKNKEKLSLDRFFLTRAWLLAINICMFGFCWGVLSNYLAIYSKEELGITGGTGTYFAILSMGLFMSRLQGRKALSQGKLTQNAAEGMLISLVGFTIFVAVKHPIAYYLSAALIGLGNGHLYPAFLNMFINVARHDQRGTANSSILTGWDLGFGIGCLLGGIVAEHFGYSGAFWMVAIENAAAVVLFFAASRTFFEKRRRKE, from the coding sequence ATGATAAAAGAGAAACTTTGGAATGCGAATTACATCAAGGTGATGACCACCAACTTCCTGCTCTACTTCGCCTTCTACCTCCTCACCCCACTCCTCCCGCTCTATCTGAGCGAGACTTTCGGGGCAACGAAGGATGTGATAGGCATTGTTCTGAGCGGATATACGGTGGCGGCACTCATCATCCGTCCGTTCAGCGGATATGTGGTGGATAGCTTTTCGCGCAAGAAGGTGCTGATGGTCTGTCTGTCAGCCTTCGCCATCTTCTTTGCGGGCTACATAGCCGCCGGCACCATCCTGATGTTCGCCATCTGCCGCACCCTGCATGGCGGTCCCTTTGGAGCCGTCACCGTGGCCAACAGCACCTGTGCCATCGACGTACTGCCAGCCAGCCGCCGCAACGAAGGCATCGGTCTCTATGGCTTGAGCAACAACTTCGCCATGGCGATAGCCCCATCCATCGGCATCTATCTCCACAACATCGTGGGCAGTTACATGGTGCTGTTCTGGATTGCCTTCGTGGTGGCAATAGCCTCCGTGGTGATTGCCGGAACCATCAAACTCCCGGAGAAAGAGATTGTCAAGAACAAGGAGAAACTTTCTCTGGATAGATTCTTCCTCACCCGTGCCTGGCTGCTCGCCATCAACATCTGCATGTTCGGCTTCTGCTGGGGCGTGCTGAGCAACTACCTCGCCATCTACAGCAAGGAAGAACTGGGCATTACGGGAGGCACGGGCACCTATTTCGCTATCCTCTCTATGGGACTCTTCATGAGCCGTCTGCAGGGCAGGAAGGCACTGAGCCAGGGCAAGCTGACGCAGAATGCAGCCGAGGGAATGCTGATTTCGCTGGTGGGATTCACCATCTTCGTTGCCGTGAAGCACCCGATAGCCTACTATCTTTCGGCAGCACTGATAGGATTGGGCAACGGCCATCTCTACCCTGCCTTCCTGAATATGTTTATAAATGTGGCGCGCCACGACCAGCGAGGCACGGCGAACAGCAGCATCCTTACGGGCTGGGACTTGGGGTTCGGAATCGGCTGTCTGCTGGGTGGAATTGTAGCCGAACATTTCGGCTACAGTGGAGCCTTCTGGATGGTAGCCATAGAGAATGCCGCCGCCGTGGTACTCTTCTTTGCCGCATCCAGGACATTTTTTGAAAAAAGAAGACGAAAGGAATAG
- a CDS encoding DUF3127 domain-containing protein: MELQGKVIAVLPERSGVSARGEWKAQSFVIETHEQYPKKLCFDVFGADRLAQFNIQSGEELLVSFDIDAHEYQGRWFNSVRAWNVQRIDPNAVAGAMGGMQPGAAAFPPMGAAPMGAAPAAAPAAGATAPFPASQPAAPAQGGSADDLPF; the protein is encoded by the coding sequence ATGGAATTACAAGGAAAGGTGATTGCCGTTTTGCCTGAAAGAAGCGGCGTTTCTGCAAGAGGTGAGTGGAAGGCTCAGTCGTTCGTTATCGAGACTCATGAGCAGTATCCTAAGAAGCTTTGCTTCGATGTGTTCGGAGCTGATCGTCTTGCACAGTTTAACATCCAGAGTGGCGAGGAGCTTCTGGTTTCATTCGATATCGATGCTCACGAGTATCAGGGCCGCTGGTTCAACAGCGTTCGTGCATGGAATGTTCAGCGCATCGACCCTAACGCCGTAGCCGGTGCCATGGGCGGTATGCAGCCAGGTGCTGCCGCATTCCCTCCTATGGGTGCTGCGCCAATGGGTGCCGCTCCTGCAGCTGCGCCAGCAGCAGGTGCTACAGCTCCATTCCCTGCTTCTCAGCCAGCTGCTCCTGCACAGGGTGGTAGTGCTGACGATCTCCCATTCTAA
- the dnaN gene encoding DNA polymerase III subunit beta, with amino-acid sequence MRFTVSSSALSSKLNMLVKVIGSKNSLPILENFLFQIENGELNITASDSDNIIKSTIALTECEGEGEFCVPTRVVIDALKELPEQPLSFEVDNSSDAYAMKIVYQNGLYNFTGINAEDYPRSQPMGEGCTVITLPTEILIDNISRSLFATAADELRPVMNGIYFDLTPEALAIVSSDGHKLVRSKNFTIKSETPANFNLPKKPATLLKNILSKEDEATIKFDERSAEIQFSDGVLRCRLIDGRYPNYNSVIPTNNPAKITVDRKALQSALRRVLPFASESSQLIRFHIENGRFEVSSEDIDFSTSAKEVLACEYSGSTINIGFKGSSLMEILGNLTSEQVIFQLADPSRAGIVIPSEQPKNEDVLMLIMPMLLND; translated from the coding sequence ATGAGATTTACAGTATCAAGTTCAGCATTGAGCAGCAAGCTCAACATGCTTGTGAAGGTGATTGGCAGCAAAAACTCGTTGCCTATCCTCGAGAATTTCCTGTTCCAGATTGAAAACGGTGAACTGAACATCACCGCCAGCGACAGTGACAACATCATCAAGAGTACTATCGCCCTGACCGAGTGCGAAGGCGAAGGTGAATTCTGCGTGCCTACACGCGTAGTCATCGATGCCCTCAAGGAACTCCCAGAGCAGCCTCTCAGCTTCGAGGTCGATAACAGCTCCGACGCTTACGCCATGAAGATTGTATATCAGAATGGTCTTTATAACTTCACCGGTATCAATGCCGAGGACTACCCACGCTCTCAGCCTATGGGCGAGGGATGCACCGTCATCACCCTCCCTACCGAGATTCTGATTGACAACATCTCACGATCTCTCTTCGCTACAGCGGCAGACGAGTTGCGCCCAGTGATGAACGGTATCTATTTCGACCTGACTCCAGAGGCACTTGCCATTGTTTCAAGCGACGGCCACAAACTGGTAAGAAGCAAGAACTTCACCATCAAGAGTGAGACTCCTGCCAATTTCAACTTGCCAAAGAAGCCAGCCACCCTGCTCAAGAACATCCTGAGCAAGGAAGATGAGGCTACCATCAAGTTTGATGAGCGCAGCGCAGAAATCCAGTTCAGCGACGGCGTGCTGAGATGCAGACTCATCGACGGCCGCTACCCTAACTACAACTCTGTGATTCCAACCAACAACCCCGCAAAGATCACCGTAGACCGCAAGGCCCTGCAGAGCGCATTGCGCCGCGTGCTGCCTTTCGCCAGCGAGAGCAGCCAGCTCATCCGTTTCCACATTGAGAACGGCCGCTTCGAGGTTTCTTCCGAGGATATCGACTTCAGCACTTCTGCCAAGGAAGTTCTGGCTTGCGAATACTCAGGTTCAACCATCAACATCGGTTTCAAGGGAAGCAGCCTGATGGAAATCCTGGGTAATCTTACCAGCGAGCAGGTCATCTTCCAGCTTGCCGACCCAAGTCGCGCCGGAATCGTGATCCCGTCAGAGCAGCCAAAGAACGAAGACGTTCTGATGCTCATCATGCCTAT